CCTGGCCCAGACCGAGACCTGGGGGCTTGCGCCGGCTGGGACACCTATTCCCCAGGAGGCGCCCATTTTGTTCCCCAAGCTCGAGGTTGGGGAGCCCAAAGCTGAAAGCCCAAAGCCAGGCGCTGCCGCGGAGCCTTCAGCGGCCAACGGCCTGATTGGCATAGACGACTTTGCCAAGGTGGACTTTCGGGTGGCCGAGGTTATCAAAGCCGAAAAGCACCCCAAAGCCGACAAACTCCTGGTGCTTACCCTCAACCTAGGCGACCACACCCGCCAGGTAGTCTCGGGTATCGCGCAGCATTACACCCCGGAGAGCCTGGTGGGCAAAAAGCTGGTGCTGGTGGCCAACCTGAAGCCTGCGGTGTTGCGTGGGGTGGAGTCGCAGGGCATGATTCTGGCCGGTGAAAATGCCGAAGGCAAGATTGTGGTGGTTACCCCCGAGCAAGACCTGCCACCCGGGGCAAAAATACGCTAGCAGAGCCGGTAGCCAGCGTGGTTTTGAGACCTCCGTTATAGGTAAGGCCTGCTCCAAGGCCTTACAGCGCTCTTCACAGACCTGGCCGCCCACGAAAACGAGAAGGGACAAGCAGACGTGCCTCACCGAGGTGAGGCACGCTTGTCTGCGTTGCGTCTGGGCCAGGTTAGCCACGTTGTGGCTATGGCATAAGCCATTCCCTGGCAGACGCATGTTACGCACTGGGGCGTGGGCTGGGCCCGGCCCACGGGTGCTTGGGTTTCGAGTTTCCCGGCGGCCACTGTTCTGTCCTGGACAAAAGATTCTTAGCCCCCGATGGCTCGATATTTGTGAAGAGCGCTCTAAGTGGTCTGGTAACAAAATACGCAGTATGGGGTTTAGCCTTCAGAACGCGCCGTGTCTCGTAAACCTGGGCCTTCGGTGCCTTGCCTGTACGGTCATGCAAAAAGCACCCCACCCCGCTTCGCCCCTTTCCTCCCCTACTGCGTAGGGGAGGCCAGGTGGGGTGGCTGACCTGGCCCTTCACGCAGCGGATTGGGGGCCTTGCCTGATACCCTCCCCCACCCTCCCTACGCGGTAGGGAGGGCGTTTTTAGGCCATCTCGGGGGCCGAAGTGGGATGGAATCTCTACAACGATGTATTCGGGGTGCGGTACAAAACTTCGGAAATTTAGTTACCAGACCATTTAGTGGCCCGGTAACAAAGGTTGTGACCCCACTTTTTCCGTCATTGTGAGTATCCGCAGGATGCGAAGCAATCCAGAGCGGTTCCCACGAATAGTCCCTATGGCGGTTTTTGCTGTAGGGACTACAATACGAGTCACCGCGAGGGCCCTTTGGGTGGGAACGCGATGAGTCCTCACGCTTCTCGGCTCATTGCTATACTTCTTTGGTGCTGGTACTTGCCTTGGACACTGCGACCCCCTATTTGGTGCTGGGCCTTCCCCAGGCCGAGCGGTCTATCCGCTTGGGACGCCGCCACGCCGAGGCGCTTTGGGCAGAGCTCGAGGCTTTCTTGCGCCAAGCTGGGGTTGGGCTGCGCGACCTTGAGGGCATTGCAGTGGGGCGTGGGCCGGGCTCTTATACCGGGCTCCGGGTGGGCATTGCGGCCGGGCTGGGGCTGGCCCGAGGGCTGGGGGTGCGGGTTGTCGGGGTCGATACGCTCGAGGCCACCGCGATGCGTTACCGGGGCCAGGTTACCGTGGCCCATAGCACGCGCAACGGACTTTGTTATACCGCTAGTTATCAAGTGGAAGCCGATCATGCTACCCTTCTGCAAGCCCCGCAGCGCAGCCGACTCAATGCCTTACAGCCTGCCGGACTGCTTACGCTGGACGAGCCGCCCTCCGGTAAAGGCCTGACCCGACTGGGTATCCGCGCATTGCAATCCGG
This genomic stretch from Meiothermus sp. harbors:
- the tsaB gene encoding tRNA (adenosine(37)-N6)-threonylcarbamoyltransferase complex dimerization subunit type 1 TsaB, coding for MLVLALDTATPYLVLGLPQAERSIRLGRRHAEALWAELEAFLRQAGVGLRDLEGIAVGRGPGSYTGLRVGIAAGLGLARGLGVRVVGVDTLEATAMRYRGQVTVAHSTRNGLCYTASYQVEADHATLLQAPQRSRLNALQPAGLLTLDEPPSGKGLTRLGIRALQSGLTQIEPLYL